TCATCCTAAAAAGAACGAACTTCACCGAGAAAGACATTCTGGACAGCGTCGATATTCTCGTGACCACTCTTGGAGAGAAAGGCTCGGTTGCAAAAACGAAAAAAAGAACTTATGAAATAAAACCCGCAAAACCAAAAGCCGTGGTGGATCCGACCGGAGCCGGAGACGCCTATCGCGCGGGATTCATCAAAGGGCTTTTGAACGGCTGGCCGATCGACACGACGTGCGAGTTTGCGGGGGTCATCTCGTGCTATGCGGTTGAAAATTACGGGACCCAGAACCACAAATACGATTTCGAAGAAGCAAAAAAAAGATACGAAATAAATTTCAATAAAAAAATAAACTAACAAAAAACATGAACTACGACGTCAAAGACAAGAATCTCGCCCCAGCGGGCAAGAAAAGGATCGAGTGGGCGGACAATGACATGCCGGTCCTCCGCCAAGTGCGTGAAAAATTCGGAAAAGAAAAGCCGCTCAAGGGGCTGAAAATGTCCGCATGCCTCCATGTCACGGCGGAAACCGCGAATCTGGTGAGAGCTCTCAAAGAAGGCGGAGCCGACATAGTGCTTTGCGCTTCCAATCCCCTTTCAACGCAGGACGATGTGGCTGCAAGCCTCGTCATGGACTACAAGATCCCCGTGTATGCCATAAAGTGGGAAAAAAGAGACACCTTTTTCGAACACCTCGAAGAAGCCATCGCCCACAGCCCGAATATCACCATGGATGACGGAGCTGATCTCATCTCGACGATCCACAAAGAATATCCCGAGCTTACAAAACAGCTTATGGGAAGCATGGAAGAAACCACAACCGGAGTCATCCGCCTGAGATCCATGGAAAAGGCCGGAGCACTGAAGATCCCGGTCGTCGCCGTGAACGATGCAAAAACGAAAAATATGTTCGATAACCGCTATGGGACCGGACAGTCCACATTGGACGGAATAATCCGCGCAACCGACATGCTGATCGCCGGAAAAACTTTTGTCGTCGCAGGATACGGCTGGTGCGGAAGAGGCTTTGCCACAAGAGCGCGCGGCATGGGAGCAAAGGTTATCGTGACCGAGATCGATCCGATCAAGGCGCTTGAA
This DNA window, taken from Candidatus Paceibacterota bacterium, encodes the following:
- the ahcY gene encoding adenosylhomocysteinase, with amino-acid sequence MNYDVKDKNLAPAGKKRIEWADNDMPVLRQVREKFGKEKPLKGLKMSACLHVTAETANLVRALKEGGADIVLCASNPLSTQDDVAASLVMDYKIPVYAIKWEKRDTFFEHLEEAIAHSPNITMDDGADLISTIHKEYPELTKQLMGSMEETTTGVIRLRSMEKAGALKIPVVAVNDAKTKNMFDNRYGTGQSTLDGIIRATDMLIAGKTFVVAGYGWCGRGFATRARGMGAKVIVTEIDPIKALEAAMDGFDVMTMNEAAKKGDLFCTLTGNMNVIDEQHFKLMKDGAVVCNSGHFDVEINLKKLQKMATDVRRNVRNFVDEYTIGNKTSKRIFVLAEGRLVNLAAAEGHPASVMDMSFSTQALASEWVVKNYGKLTPKVYDVPTEIEDYVSKLKLKSMGINIDKLTKEQQKYLSSWTEGT